One genomic window of Chiloscyllium punctatum isolate Juve2018m chromosome 23, sChiPun1.3, whole genome shotgun sequence includes the following:
- the LOC140494216 gene encoding uncharacterized protein — protein sequence MFQVEKQEFGEHFARGPRVSVANTCGDFMSDTSSLVSDLDETDYEVGRLTALAFRSLACPPSGYMELFESGGSTDLSLELSERSSGTTQWSTSVELGMRPGSREPGPREAPSFGSSHFECVEVAVESQKENHGGGARGTVPKREIQFKKRESSELSAFQASACLEEKKTTSLEEEVRTNSLPRAEPQEECSKKAKFASCHISNVISKKMQFEQELKMERGAVQDPFSSVPSTPSSAPVKEFEFPLPCLAQEEEPGRGWEFGTELPGGRRSVVLQESCSDTGPAQTTPHPGGFRGWKESCTEDQKAGKPGRAGILSDSKPEKATAHNSLEEKYVEVIPQVTKQANYLSQPTVLEDKPSYKQLGHKIDTRNPSRSSVMPQPPKVTPAPSTTQEKHVDPYGTVEQLAPNIGSRSKIIPLDPKYQTLPASFKFETDDCRIVDPQFDRGELTAQRAKGPIHQVRDVRKLVKNTYGALSFRGSGEAKPSEILNPDDSQLLAESDQTNVPVANIATLPVNIQCKSINWKGNREMFCNSSVDKKYWTYAGSTDTSRLYSSDIKLLLPSDIKKSKTDTFKKAETENKTCKKVGKAEGALAIQSADSKNIKKKNKIDKSQSSPASSKEATRISPLRGGSKKDTQEKQDVSLVRRLSTGEDRNLMSETDKAKKSWSAGVDNQCPYSSLLNSHSKGIKVETGGEKTKKDSAESIPKQENTVLNNNVGTKKDDPLKPHSQLKPTGSVTSLKEDLSLTHGKSDSIKETQDRPENQNKLQKIAISRNNIAKTLAEKDESLNQSKHLNISTPNLTNSNISKGKDTSESKVDSRLDQQKTLRKVSSSKNESTQELTRKGELNKEGQFRKLGNKSDNVVLKTEEIKGTEECGREGQVKGEQKSQRFGRSTISGEDLLSPVGKKDDVKKVQIGLEKKTVVMSSSPSQTVDNAKLSGRGEPRNESHVGWQKDKRFSSNPTLESEVIKSSSGKYETVKDIQIRLENQSKKLGSSNEEKSMSGKAKANNESLSGLENRKTPQDYCAQSSESIKSFMYKTETKKESLNDSQNQVKKGKAEQASEKAGMKVLKESQPIKDSYVLSLILEEENRNNLESTDAKMRNKQSLSVKHQFLNDPGVQASISSSVNSTDKQTVPSVKPTDHHQTVTSSVKTSTHKLENHNNSKGSSTFTAEVPKSTPKATYQQTHSQIHSSLTEFNVKTLPAVKLSSQDMNKLSSSAVETQPTGGAVTQEQASLSLDSVNYLAIPMKEQKAQVPKVGLTAVSPRASTFKANPPSAIPYFQHQRSVEAMDPQRQDKQTVSHRVTQDAQSPGIQLKNPPYSSVNQTQLQFSPGARTSNLVETGCEVPQSSQDLDNSPVPCYQYPQTQRKMLVDPETGKYYFVDAPIQPPRKMLLDPETGQYVEVMMPQHPYGGVYQVPFPPYLINPGVMSPSYLPNMPYPGLFVGPPVSSQRPMELQGQVLPQQSIPQGKTDSQQHKQYVQRSFSADSANLETLYYIPTGMPLYPNPGQPGLQQIPIQAKSCAELRDSKTTGIWSMQQIYGVSNLLPHGRPSSFMVE from the coding sequence ATGTTCCAGGTGGAGAAGCAGGAGTTCGGTGAACATTTCGCCCGGGGTCCCCGGGTCAGTGTGGCGAACACTTGCGGCGATTTCATGAGCGACACCTCGAGCTTGGTGAGTGACTTGGACGAGACGGACTATGAGGTTGGCCGCCTGACAGCGTTAGCTTTCCGCAGCCTGGCCTGCCCTCCCAGCGGCTACATGGAGCTGTTCGAGTCCGGGGGCTCCACCGACCTCTCCCTGGAGCTGTCCGAACGTAGCAGCGGGACCACCCAATGGTCCACCTCGGTGGAGCTGGGCATGAGGCCAGGGAGCCGGGAGCCTGGACCCCGGGAAGCCCCTAGCTTCGGGAGCAGCCACTTCGAGTGTGTGGAGGTGGCTGTGGAAAGCCAGAAGGAAAATCATGGAGGTGGGGCAAGGGGCACAGTGCCCAAGAGGGAGATCCAGTTCAAAAAGAGGGAGAGCAGTGAGCTGAGTGCTTTCCAGGCCAGTGCCTGCCTAGAGGAGAAGAAGACCACTTCGCTGGAGGAGGAGGTCAGGACCAACAGCCTGCCCAGAGCCGAACCCCAGGAAGAATGCTCCAAAAAGGCCAAGTTCGCCTCCTGCCACATCTCCAATGTCATCTCCAAGAAGATGCAGTTTGAGCAAGAGCTCAAGATGGAGCGAGGGGCCGTCCAGGACCCCTTCTCGTCTGTGCCGTCCACCCCGTCCTCGGCCCCTGTCAAAGAATTCGAGTTCCCCCTGCCATGTCTCGCTCAGGAGGAAGAGCCTGGCAGAGGCTGGGAGTTCGGCACCGAGCTGCCGGGAGGCAGGAGGAGCGTGGTGCTGCAGGAGAGCTGCTCGGACACTGGCCCTGCCCAGACCACCCCACATCCCGGCGGCTTCAGGGGCTGGAAGGAGAGCTGTACCGAGGATCAGAAAGCAGGGAAGCCAGGGAGAGCAGGAATCCTCAGTGATTCCAAGCCTGAAAAGGCCACTGCGCACAACAGCCTGGAGGAGAAATACGTGGAGGTTATCCCACAGGTTACCAAACAGGCCAACTACCTCAGCCAGCCCACTGTGCTTGAAGACAAGCCCAGCTATAAACAACTTGGTCATAAAATAGACACCAGAAACCCATCCAGGAGCAGCGTAATGCCACAACCACCCAAGGTGACACCTGCTCCTTCAACCACACAAGAGAAGCATGTGGACCCATATGGGACAGTTGAACAGCTGGCTCCCAACATAGGCTCCCGCAGCAAGATCATCCCTCTTGACCCTAAGTATCAGACTCTGCCTGCTTCATTTAAATTCGAGACTGATGATTGTAGAATCGTCGACCCCCAGTTTGACCGAGGTGAACTGACAGCACAGAGAGCGAAGGGGCCTATCCATCAGGTGCGTGATGTGCGTAAACTGGTCAAGAATACCTATGGGGCATTAAGTTTCCGTGGCTCCGGGGAAGCCAAACCTTCTGAAATTTTGAATCCTGATGATTCCCAACTGCTCGCAGAATCTGATCAAACCAACGTACCAGTGGCCAACATCGCAACACTGCCTGTGAACATTCAATGCAAATCCATAAATTGGAAAGGTAATAGAGAAATGTTTTGCAATTCATCAGTAGACAAGAAATATTGGACCTACGCAGGGAGTACAGACACCTCCAGGTTATATTCATCTGATATCAAGCTGCTACTTCCATCTGATATTAAGAAAAGCAAGACAGATACATTTAAGAAAGCAGAGACTGAAAACAAGACTTGCAAAAAAGTTGGGAAAGCAGAGGGTGCATTGGCGATTCAATCTGCAGATTCAAAGAACAtcaagaagaaaaacaaaattgaTAAATCGCAAAGCTCACCTGCTTCAAGTAAGGAAGCTACCAGAATTTCTCCTTTAAGAGGTGGCTCTAAAAAGGACACACAAGAGAAACAAGATGTAAGTTTGGTGAGGAGGCTTTCAACTGGTGAAGATCGTAATTTGATGTCTGAGACAGACAAGGCCAAAAAGAGTTGGTCAGCTGGTGTAGACAACCAATGCCCATATTCATCACTGTTGAATTCACATTCGAAAGGTATTAAAGTTGAGACTGGTGGAGAAAAAACAAAGAAAGATTCAGCAGAATCCATTCCGAAACAGGAGAATACAGTGCTAAACAATAATGTTGGTACTAAAAAAGATGACCCATTGAAACCGCATAGCCAGTTAAAACCTACTGGAAGTGTCACTTCTCTCAAAGAGGATTTGAGTTTGACACATGGGAAAAGTGATTCAATAAAAGAAACTCAAGACAGACCAGAAAATCAAAATAAACTCCAGAAGATTGCGATTTCAAGAAATaacattgccaaaacattggctGAGAAGGATGAGTCATTAAACCAGAGCAAACAtttaaacatttcaactcccaatTTAACCAACTCAAATATTTCAAAAGGAAAAGATACATCAGAGAGCAAGGTTGACTCCAGATTGGATCAGCAGAAGACACTTCGAAAGGTGTCTTCATCAAAAAATGAGAGCACCCAAGAATTAACCAGGAAAGGGGAATTGAACAAGGAAGGTCAGTTCAGAAAGTTAGGAAATAAGAGTGACAATGTGGTTTTGAAGACTGAAGAAATTAAAGGAACTGAGGAATGTGGAAGAGAAGGTCAAGTCAAGGGGGAGCAGAAAAGTCAACGCTTTGGGAGATCTACTATCAGTGGCGAGGACTTACTGTCACCAGTTGGGAAAAAGGATGATGTAAAGAAGGTTCAGATTGGACTGGAAAAGAAGACTGTCGTGATGAGTAGCTCCCCCTCACAAACTGTAGACAACGCAAAATTATCTGGGAGAGGTGAGCCTAGAAATGAGTCACATGTTGGATGGCAGAAGGACAAGAGATTCTCAAGTAATCCCACCTTAGAGAGTGAAGTCATCAAATCATCATCCGGGAAATATGAAACTGTCAAAGATATCCAAATTCGATTAGAGAATCAGAGTAAGAAACTGGGAAGTTCAAATGAAGAAAAGTCAATGTCTGGGAAAGCCAAGGCTAATAATGAGAGCCTGTCTGGACTCGAAAATCGAAAAACCCCTCAGGATTATTGTGCCCAGAGTAGCGAAAGCATTAAGTCGTTCATGTACAAGACTGAGACTAAGAAAGAGAGCCTGAATGACTCCCAGAATCAAGTTAAAAAAGGGAAAGCTGAACAAGCTTCGGAAAAAGCAGGCATGAAAGTGCTAAAGGAATCACAGCCAATCAAAGATAGTTATGTTTTGTCATTGATCTTAGAAGAAGAAAACAGGAATAACTTGGAGTCCACTGATGCCAAAATGAGAAACAAACAGTCATTATCAGTGAAGCATCAATTCTTAAATGATCCTGGTGTACAAGCttctatttcctcttcagttAACAGCACAGATAAACAAACTGTACCCTCTGTGAAGCCCACAGATCACCATCAAACAGTAACAAGCTCAGTGAAGACATCAACTCACAAACTAGAAAATCATAATAACTCAAAAGGTTCATCAACCTTCACTGCTGAAGTGCCCAAGTCAACACCTAAAGCAACTTATCAACAGACACATTCACAGATCCATTCAAGTTTAACAGAGTTTAATGTGAAGACACTCCCTGCTGTCAAGTTGTCCAGCCAGGATATGAACAAGTTGAGTTCCTCTGCAGTTGAAACACAGCCCACAGGTGGAGCAGTCACTCAGGAACAAGCATCACTTTCCCTGGACAGCGTAAACTATCTTGCCATTCCTATGAAAGAGCAGAAAGCACAGGTGCCCAAAGTGGGACTAACAGCTGTTTCTCCTAGAGCTTCCACCTTCAAAGCAAATCCACCATCGGCGATCCCCTACTTTCAGCATCAGCGCAGCGTGGAGGCAATGGATCCTCAAAGGCAAGACAAACAGACAGTGTCTCATCGAGTTACCCAGGATGCACAGTCCCCTGGTATTCAGCTGAAAAATCCACCTTATTCTTCTGTAAATCAAACCCAGCTTCAATTCTCTCCGGGTGCTAGGACATCAAACCTTGTGGAGACAGGTTGTGAAGTTCCACAATCTTCTCAAGACTTGGACAACTCTCCTGTGCCTTGTTATCAGTACCCTCAAACTCAGAGAAAAATGCTTGTGGATCCAGAAACAGGAAAATATTACTTTGTGGATGCTCCAATTCAACCTCCTCGTAAAATGCTGTTGGATCCAGAAACAGGGCAGTACGTGGAAGTCATGATGCCTCAGCATCCCTACGGTGGAGTATATCAAGTGCCTTTCCCTCCTTACCTTATAAATCCAGGAGTCATGAGCCCATCTTATTTACCAAATATGCCATACCCTGGGTTATTTGTAGGACCTCCTGTGTCTTCTCAAAGGCCTATGGAACTGCAAGGCCAAGTACTGCCCCAACAGAGTATCCCACAAGGTAAAACAGATTCACAGCAACATAAACAGTATGTCCAGAGGAGTTTCTCTGCTGACTCGGCAAACTTGGAGACCTTGTATTATATACCAACAGGTATGCCATTATATCCCAACCCAGGCCAGCCTGGTCTGCAGCAAATACCCATACAAGCTAAATCTTGTGCTGAACTTAGAGACAGCAAAACTACAGGCATTTGGTCAATGCAACAAATTTATGGAGTCAGTAACCTTCTCCCCCATGGAAGGCCAAGTAGTTTTATGGTGGAGTAA